In the genome of Paenibacillus sp. GP183, the window TAGTGATCTTTATTATTTCCTAATTGCCCACAATGACGGCTGTCCCGTGGCAGCCGTTTCGGAGTTGATTCGTAATCCGTTAGCTCAACGACGTGAAATGTTATTCTTTATAAAAACCAAAACGTCAATACACCGCCTAAACCGGCAAGTGTAACTATAATCCCGCCAAAGCGTGTTGACTTTACATACAAGTCCGATGGCTCTGTCGCATCATTAGACTTCCAACTCTCTGTAATGGTCCAGATTATCGACGGCTTGAATAGCATCATCGATCCCAGAACAACAAGAAGAACGCTTATAAATCCCAAATTATGACCCCCTCGAAACAATTCTTACTTTGTTACGCACACAAATGGAAAAAGTTACAGAACAAACTCAATAAGTTTGCTTTTGTTATCCTGCCCGTTAGC includes:
- a CDS encoding DUF6199 family natural product biosynthesis protein, translated to MGFISVLLVVLGSMMLFKPSIIWTITESWKSNDATEPSDLYVKSTRFGGIIVTLAGLGGVLTFWFL